In the Quercus lobata isolate SW786 chromosome 5, ValleyOak3.0 Primary Assembly, whole genome shotgun sequence genome, one interval contains:
- the LOC115991688 gene encoding uncharacterized protein LOC115991688 isoform X2 codes for MPLLEIAAAQPAFQSHLCMHRAQICSHGKLSSTSFTLANEKRLSCAWKSLGLAKELFFSVKNLEVRRGRLRINAVATLETKGLVQNENGQKDYDVSQVGANSSLPTIQLVEDSNELGERERLRRMRISKANKGNTPWNKGRKHSAETLQRIKERTKLAMQDPKVKMKLMNLGHAQSEETRMKIAVGVRMGWQRRRERLMVQENCYFEWQNLIAEASRRGFVGEVELQWDSYRILDEQLKQEWKESVERRKMMERPKGSKRAPKSLEQRRKIAEAISAKWADPDYRNRVCSGLAKYHGIEPGAERKSRRRPSDGTRMSKRSPMKKKDSDMSDSSEGEAKIQNQRLRLRRNSAPLYKDPLVSSKLEMIKNIRAKRAVVETKKMEAIERAQLLIAEAEKAAKALEIAATKSPIARASLMETRKLIAEAIQSIESIETGQINSHENGSFPSIASDDLISQVDKDSSAKIEVPNHADLREVNGTPIVPSKDDDFNFSKFTLHELRNNEEELLPSSFSGSGSSPFGFNSLMKQSCSRNDLNQVEPNGYGECRKDPLLNGTEVESLKEETPELVPVTKKWVRGRLIEVAEEA; via the exons ATGCCTTTACTAG AGATTGCTGCTGCGCAGCCTGCCTTCCAAAGTCATTTGTGTATGCACAGGGCTCAAATTTGTAGTCATGGTAAACTATCATCAACTTCATTTACCTTGGCAAATGAGAAAAGATTGTCCTGTGCTTGGAAATCCTTAGGCTTAGCTAAAGAACTATTCTTTAGTGTGAAGAACCTTGAGGTAAGAAGGGGTAGACTCCGAATCAATGCAGTTGCTACTCTTGAGACCAAAGGATTGgttcaaaatgaaaatggacAGAAGGATTATGATGTTTCACAGGTTGGTGCCAATTCAAGTCTCCCAACAATTCAACTTGTTGAAGACTCAAACGAattgggtgagagagagaggttgagaAGAATGAGAATATCTAAAGCAAATAAGGGGAACACGCCATGGAACAAAGGCAGGAAGCACAGTGCTG AAACCCTTCAACGGATCAAAGAGAGAACAAAGCTCGCAATGCAGGATCCTAAG GTCAAAATGAAGTTAATGAACCTTGGACATGCTCAGAG CGAAGAGACAAGGATGAAAATTGCAGTTGGGGTGCGAATGGGGTGGCAAAGGCGACGAGAGAGGCTCATGGTGCAGGAAAATTGCTACTTTGAGTGGCAGAACCTGATTGCAGAAGCTTCTAGACGAGGTTTTGTTGGTGAGGTAGAGCTACAGTGGGATTCCTACAGGATCTTGGATGAGCAGCTCAAGCAAGAGTGGAAGGAGAGTGTTGAACGAAGGAAAATGATGGAAAGACCGAAAGGTAGCAAGAGAGCACCTAAGTCCCTTGAGCAAAGGAGGAAAATTGCAGAAGCCATCTCTGCAAAATGGGCTGATCCT GATTATCGTAATCGGGTTTGCTCTGGCTTGGCTAAATATCATGGCATAGAACCTGGTGCCGAAAGAAAGTCAAGGAGAAGGCCAAGTGATGGTACACGAATGTCTAAAAGGAGCCCTATGAAGAAGAAGGATAGTGATATGAGTGACTCTTCTGAGGGTGAggccaaaatccaaaatcagcGTTTAAGGTTGAGGAGAAATAGTGCACCCCTTTACAAAGATCCCCTGGTGAGTTCTAAGCTGGAGATGATAAAAAACATCAGAGCAAAGAGAGCAGTtgtagaaacaaagaaaatggaaGCCATTGAACGAGCACA GCTATTGATTGCGGAAGCTGAGAAGGCTGCCAAGGCCCTTGAGATTGCTGCAACAAAGAGCCCTATTGCTCGAGCTTCCCTAATGGAAACCAGAAAACTTATAGCCGAAGCAATCCAATCGATTGAATCCATAGAGACTGGTCAGATCAATTCCCATGAGAATGGCAGTTTCCCTTCTATTGCCTCAGACGATCTGATTAGCCAAGTTGATAAGGATTCAAGCGCAAAAATTGAAGTTCCAAACCATGCAGACCTGAGAGAAGTAAATGGGACTCCAATCGTGCCAAGCAAGGATGACGACTTCAACTTCAGCAAGTTCACCTTACATGAGTTACGGAATAATGAGGAGGAACTTCTTCCATCAAGCTTCAGTGGTTCTGGTTCGTCCCCGTTTGGTTTTAATAGTCTAATGAAGCAATCATGTTCGAGGAATGACTTGAACCAGGTAGAACCAAATGGCTATGGTGAGTGTCGAAAAGACCCTCTATTAAATGGAACCGAGGTTGAGTCCCTGAAAGAGGAAACACCTGAATTGGTTCCCGTAACCAAAAAATGGGTTCGTGGGAGGCTTATTGAAGTAGCAGAAGAAGCTTAG
- the LOC115991688 gene encoding uncharacterized protein LOC115991688 isoform X1, translating into MPLLAEIAAAQPAFQSHLCMHRAQICSHGKLSSTSFTLANEKRLSCAWKSLGLAKELFFSVKNLEVRRGRLRINAVATLETKGLVQNENGQKDYDVSQVGANSSLPTIQLVEDSNELGERERLRRMRISKANKGNTPWNKGRKHSAETLQRIKERTKLAMQDPKVKMKLMNLGHAQSEETRMKIAVGVRMGWQRRRERLMVQENCYFEWQNLIAEASRRGFVGEVELQWDSYRILDEQLKQEWKESVERRKMMERPKGSKRAPKSLEQRRKIAEAISAKWADPDYRNRVCSGLAKYHGIEPGAERKSRRRPSDGTRMSKRSPMKKKDSDMSDSSEGEAKIQNQRLRLRRNSAPLYKDPLVSSKLEMIKNIRAKRAVVETKKMEAIERAQLLIAEAEKAAKALEIAATKSPIARASLMETRKLIAEAIQSIESIETGQINSHENGSFPSIASDDLISQVDKDSSAKIEVPNHADLREVNGTPIVPSKDDDFNFSKFTLHELRNNEEELLPSSFSGSGSSPFGFNSLMKQSCSRNDLNQVEPNGYGECRKDPLLNGTEVESLKEETPELVPVTKKWVRGRLIEVAEEA; encoded by the exons ATGCCTTTACTAG CAGAGATTGCTGCTGCGCAGCCTGCCTTCCAAAGTCATTTGTGTATGCACAGGGCTCAAATTTGTAGTCATGGTAAACTATCATCAACTTCATTTACCTTGGCAAATGAGAAAAGATTGTCCTGTGCTTGGAAATCCTTAGGCTTAGCTAAAGAACTATTCTTTAGTGTGAAGAACCTTGAGGTAAGAAGGGGTAGACTCCGAATCAATGCAGTTGCTACTCTTGAGACCAAAGGATTGgttcaaaatgaaaatggacAGAAGGATTATGATGTTTCACAGGTTGGTGCCAATTCAAGTCTCCCAACAATTCAACTTGTTGAAGACTCAAACGAattgggtgagagagagaggttgagaAGAATGAGAATATCTAAAGCAAATAAGGGGAACACGCCATGGAACAAAGGCAGGAAGCACAGTGCTG AAACCCTTCAACGGATCAAAGAGAGAACAAAGCTCGCAATGCAGGATCCTAAG GTCAAAATGAAGTTAATGAACCTTGGACATGCTCAGAG CGAAGAGACAAGGATGAAAATTGCAGTTGGGGTGCGAATGGGGTGGCAAAGGCGACGAGAGAGGCTCATGGTGCAGGAAAATTGCTACTTTGAGTGGCAGAACCTGATTGCAGAAGCTTCTAGACGAGGTTTTGTTGGTGAGGTAGAGCTACAGTGGGATTCCTACAGGATCTTGGATGAGCAGCTCAAGCAAGAGTGGAAGGAGAGTGTTGAACGAAGGAAAATGATGGAAAGACCGAAAGGTAGCAAGAGAGCACCTAAGTCCCTTGAGCAAAGGAGGAAAATTGCAGAAGCCATCTCTGCAAAATGGGCTGATCCT GATTATCGTAATCGGGTTTGCTCTGGCTTGGCTAAATATCATGGCATAGAACCTGGTGCCGAAAGAAAGTCAAGGAGAAGGCCAAGTGATGGTACACGAATGTCTAAAAGGAGCCCTATGAAGAAGAAGGATAGTGATATGAGTGACTCTTCTGAGGGTGAggccaaaatccaaaatcagcGTTTAAGGTTGAGGAGAAATAGTGCACCCCTTTACAAAGATCCCCTGGTGAGTTCTAAGCTGGAGATGATAAAAAACATCAGAGCAAAGAGAGCAGTtgtagaaacaaagaaaatggaaGCCATTGAACGAGCACA GCTATTGATTGCGGAAGCTGAGAAGGCTGCCAAGGCCCTTGAGATTGCTGCAACAAAGAGCCCTATTGCTCGAGCTTCCCTAATGGAAACCAGAAAACTTATAGCCGAAGCAATCCAATCGATTGAATCCATAGAGACTGGTCAGATCAATTCCCATGAGAATGGCAGTTTCCCTTCTATTGCCTCAGACGATCTGATTAGCCAAGTTGATAAGGATTCAAGCGCAAAAATTGAAGTTCCAAACCATGCAGACCTGAGAGAAGTAAATGGGACTCCAATCGTGCCAAGCAAGGATGACGACTTCAACTTCAGCAAGTTCACCTTACATGAGTTACGGAATAATGAGGAGGAACTTCTTCCATCAAGCTTCAGTGGTTCTGGTTCGTCCCCGTTTGGTTTTAATAGTCTAATGAAGCAATCATGTTCGAGGAATGACTTGAACCAGGTAGAACCAAATGGCTATGGTGAGTGTCGAAAAGACCCTCTATTAAATGGAACCGAGGTTGAGTCCCTGAAAGAGGAAACACCTGAATTGGTTCCCGTAACCAAAAAATGGGTTCGTGGGAGGCTTATTGAAGTAGCAGAAGAAGCTTAG
- the LOC115988562 gene encoding uncharacterized protein LOC115988562 — protein MQQQLGRMRVMVGALLRPAQTLTLTRGPVSHHEHEQLRLMAIKPPTRAAVHGTRLPVADTLNREELEAEISKRKEEKENKRKEMEKAVDYQLKLSDHDSSNKSPVD, from the exons ATGCAGCAGCAGCTGGGAAGAATGAGAGTCATGGTTGGGGCGTTGTTGAGGCCGGCTCAGACTCTGACTCTGACTCGTGGACCCGTCAGCCACCATGAACATGAGCAGCTGCGGCTCATGGCAATTAAACCGCCCACACGTGCTGCAGTTCATGGAACAAGGCTGCCCGTCGCTGACACCCTCAAC AGAGAGGAATTGGAAGCGGAGATTAgcaaaaggaaagaagagaaagaaaacaagagaaaagagATGGAGAAGGCTGTGGACTACCAACTCAAACTCTCCGATCATGACTCTTCTAATAAATCTCCTGTTGAttga